A single Thermoanaerobacterium sp. RBIITD DNA region contains:
- a CDS encoding short-chain-enoyl-CoA hydratase, with protein MDYKNVSLKKEDGIALITIERPKALNALNYETLKELECLLNSARNDEEIKAVIITGGGEKAFVAGADIAEMSKMTPVEAKKFSEFGQHVFREIELLSKPVIAAVNGFALGGGCELSMACDIRIASKNAKFGQPEVGLGIIPGFSGTQRLPRLVGTSKAKELIFTGDMINAEEAYNIGLVSKVVEQSELINEAKKIAQKIMSKGQLAIKLAKEAINKGIETDIDTGNTIEADAFALCFSTNDQKEGMGAFLEKRTPKFEGK; from the coding sequence ATGGATTATAAGAATGTTTCATTAAAAAAAGAAGATGGCATTGCTTTAATTACGATAGAGCGCCCAAAGGCTTTAAATGCCTTGAACTATGAGACATTAAAAGAGCTTGAATGTCTATTGAATTCAGCAAGAAATGATGAAGAAATAAAGGCTGTCATAATAACAGGCGGTGGTGAAAAGGCTTTTGTAGCTGGTGCTGATATCGCTGAAATGAGTAAAATGACGCCAGTTGAAGCTAAAAAATTCTCTGAATTTGGACAACATGTGTTTAGAGAAATAGAATTACTTAGTAAGCCAGTTATTGCGGCTGTTAATGGATTTGCTCTCGGTGGTGGGTGCGAGCTATCTATGGCATGTGATATACGAATTGCAAGTAAGAATGCCAAATTTGGTCAACCTGAGGTTGGTCTTGGAATAATACCTGGTTTTTCAGGTACTCAAAGGCTTCCACGTCTTGTAGGCACATCAAAAGCAAAGGAACTTATTTTTACCGGTGATATGATTAACGCAGAAGAAGCTTATAATATAGGGCTTGTATCAAAAGTGGTTGAACAATCAGAGCTTATTAATGAAGCAAAGAAGATTGCACAAAAAATTATGTCTAAAGGACAATTAGCAATAAAACTTGCAAAAGAAGCTATAAACAAAGGTATTGAAACAGATATTGATACAGGAAACACAATTGAAGCAGATGCTTTTGCATTATGTTTCTCGACAAATGACCAAAAAGAAGGAATGGGTGCATTTCTTGAGAAGAGAACACCAAAATTTGAAGGCAAATAA
- the rimI gene encoding ribosomal protein S18-alanine N-acetyltransferase yields the protein MLINIRCMKKCDIDKVLEIENLCFSVPWTRESFLMEITKNKCAHYIVAEVDGKTVGYGGFWVVIDEGHITNIAVHPDFRGLGIGSAIVEGLINLAKKKGITSMTLEVRATNFIAQSLYKKYGFRPVGKRRGYYQDNNEDAIIMWKYDM from the coding sequence ATGTTGATTAATATTCGTTGCATGAAAAAATGCGATATTGATAAGGTTTTAGAGATAGAAAATTTATGCTTTTCAGTACCGTGGACAAGAGAATCTTTTTTAATGGAGATAACAAAAAATAAATGTGCACACTATATTGTAGCCGAAGTTGATGGCAAAACGGTCGGATATGGCGGTTTTTGGGTTGTTATTGATGAAGGCCATATAACAAATATTGCGGTACATCCTGATTTTAGAGGATTGGGAATCGGTTCTGCGATTGTCGAAGGACTCATTAATTTGGCAAAGAAAAAGGGAATCACCTCCATGACGCTGGAAGTTAGGGCAACAAACTTTATAGCACAATCATTGTATAAAAAATATGGATTTAGACCTGTAGGAAAGAGAAGAGGTTATTATCAGGACAATAATGAGGATGCAATAATAATGTGGAAATACGATATGTAA
- the abc-f gene encoding ribosomal protection-like ABC-F family protein: MAIITVNNISISYGIDTILENISFIVNEGDRIGIVGDNGAGKSTLFKILVGNLEPDTGSISMPQIKPGYLEQNAYISSSQSIYNEVKTVFNDVFELERNIKDLENKIANTKDGNELNKLLEEYSNLIDEYNKNEGYSVDSKVRGVLIGLGFLPSQFDTSVSVLSGGQKTRLMLAKTLLKNPDVLLLDEPTNHLDIPSIEWLEQYLRFYKGTVMVISHDRFFLDKVANRIFEIENKTLKAYDGNYSEYLRKKNEELNIMMKAYEEQQKEIKRIQEMIMIQKNRRREKSVKMAESKQKMLNRMEKIEKPIINNNSIKLSFDFDEKSGNDVLKVANLSLSFEKPIFHDVSFEVLKGDRIAILGPNGVGKTSLLKIILGILDKYDGTVSFGTNVVTGYYEQELTNLNNDKTVIDEIWDENPYLTQTEIRTLLGSFLFSGDDVFKTIDKLSGGEKARISLLKLILSKANFLLMDEPTNHLDLKSKEVLEKALLDYDGTLLFVSHDRYFIDKIATKVLELSSDGITEYYGNYSYYLEKKSENNSYQEEAEKKTKTQIKNEKVREKLKQKVAKKQKEYINSIENKIIEIEDRIKELEEKMCDPEIYKNGEIVKTQKEYNNLKEKLNNLYDEWENLSG, translated from the coding sequence ATGGCTATAATAACAGTAAATAATATAAGTATTTCATATGGCATCGATACTATATTAGAAAATATATCATTCATAGTAAATGAAGGGGACAGAATAGGTATCGTTGGTGACAATGGTGCAGGCAAATCAACATTATTTAAAATATTAGTAGGTAATTTAGAGCCTGATACAGGAAGTATATCGATGCCACAGATTAAACCAGGATATCTTGAGCAAAATGCATATATTTCAAGTTCTCAATCCATATACAACGAAGTCAAAACCGTATTTAATGATGTTTTTGAACTTGAAAGAAATATAAAAGATTTAGAAAATAAAATTGCAAACACTAAAGATGGAAACGAATTAAATAAACTTCTTGAAGAATATTCTAATTTAATAGACGAATACAATAAAAATGAAGGGTATTCTGTCGACAGTAAAGTAAGAGGTGTTTTAATCGGCTTAGGGTTTCTGCCATCTCAGTTTGATACATCTGTTTCAGTATTAAGTGGTGGACAGAAGACAAGGCTAATGTTGGCTAAGACATTATTAAAAAATCCAGATGTACTTCTTTTAGACGAGCCGACAAACCACCTTGATATACCATCTATTGAATGGCTTGAACAATATTTAAGGTTTTATAAAGGTACAGTAATGGTAATATCCCATGATAGGTTTTTCCTCGACAAGGTTGCTAACCGCATCTTTGAAATTGAGAATAAAACTTTAAAAGCTTATGACGGCAATTATTCAGAATACCTAAGAAAAAAGAATGAAGAATTAAATATAATGATGAAGGCTTATGAAGAACAGCAAAAAGAAATCAAAAGAATTCAAGAAATGATAATGATACAAAAAAACCGTCGCCGCGAAAAGTCAGTTAAAATGGCTGAAAGTAAACAAAAAATGTTGAATAGAATGGAAAAGATTGAAAAGCCTATAATAAACAATAATTCTATTAAATTATCATTTGATTTTGACGAAAAAAGCGGCAATGATGTCCTTAAAGTTGCTAATTTATCATTGAGTTTTGAAAAGCCAATATTTCATGATGTAAGCTTTGAAGTCCTAAAGGGAGACAGAATCGCAATACTCGGGCCAAATGGCGTAGGAAAGACATCTTTGCTAAAGATTATATTGGGAATTTTAGATAAATACGATGGAACTGTAAGCTTTGGTACAAATGTTGTGACAGGATATTATGAACAAGAACTAACAAATCTAAATAATGATAAAACAGTAATTGATGAGATATGGGATGAAAATCCATATCTTACTCAAACTGAAATAAGAACATTATTAGGATCATTCCTTTTTAGTGGCGATGATGTGTTTAAAACAATTGACAAATTAAGCGGTGGTGAAAAAGCCCGCATATCTTTATTAAAACTTATTTTGTCAAAAGCAAATTTTCTTCTAATGGATGAACCAACAAACCACCTCGATTTAAAATCTAAGGAAGTCCTTGAAAAAGCCTTACTTGATTATGACGGTACACTGTTATTTGTATCCCATGACAGATACTTTATCGATAAAATAGCTACAAAAGTTTTAGAACTTTCAAGTGATGGTATTACAGAATACTATGGAAATTATTCATACTATCTTGAAAAGAAAAGCGAAAATAATAGTTATCAAGAAGAGGCTGAGAAAAAGACGAAGACGCAAATAAAAAATGAAAAAGTTCGTGAAAAGTTAAAACAAAAAGTAGCTAAAAAGCAAAAGGAGTATATTAATAGCATAGAAAATAAGATTATTGAAATTGAAGATAGGATAAAAGAGTTAGAAGAAAAAATGTGCGATCCAGAAATATATAAAAATGGCGAGATTGTGAAAACACAAAAAGAATACAATAATTTAAAGGAAAAGCTAAATAATTTATATGATGAATGGGAAAATTTAAGCGGGTAA
- a CDS encoding acyl-CoA dehydrogenase, with protein sequence MDFSLTKEQEMVRKVVREFAEKEVAPKAKEIDITEEFPWDTVKKMAQNDMMGIPYPEEYGGAGGDYLSYIIAVEELSRACATTGVILSAHTSLGSFPIYQWGTEEQKRKYLVPLAKGEKLGAFGLTEPNAGTDASGQQTTAVLDGDHYVLNGSKIFITNGGKADIYIIFAMTDKSKGTRGISAFIVEKDFLGFSIGKIEEKMGIRASSTAELVFEDCIVPKENLLGKEGQGFKIAMATLDGGRIGIAAQALGIAQASLDEEIKYAKERQQFGRPIGKFQGIQWYIADMATRINAARWLVYNAAWRKQTGLPYTMEAAMAKLYASETAMFVATKTVQIFGGYGFTKDYPVERFMRDAKITEIYEGTSEVQKMVISGNLLKM encoded by the coding sequence ATGGATTTTTCATTGACAAAGGAGCAAGAGATGGTCAGAAAAGTAGTACGCGAATTTGCTGAAAAAGAAGTTGCTCCAAAAGCTAAAGAAATAGATATTACAGAAGAATTTCCATGGGATACAGTAAAAAAGATGGCTCAAAATGATATGATGGGTATCCCATATCCTGAGGAATACGGTGGTGCAGGCGGAGATTACTTGAGCTATATTATTGCAGTTGAAGAATTATCAAGGGCATGTGCAACAACCGGCGTAATTCTTTCAGCACATACTTCACTTGGAAGTTTCCCTATATATCAATGGGGTACTGAAGAACAGAAGAGAAAATATTTAGTTCCACTTGCAAAGGGTGAAAAACTTGGTGCCTTCGGTCTTACAGAACCTAATGCAGGTACAGATGCATCGGGACAACAAACAACAGCGGTTCTTGATGGTGACCATTATGTACTTAACGGATCAAAGATATTTATAACAAATGGAGGAAAAGCTGATATATATATAATTTTTGCCATGACAGATAAATCTAAAGGAACAAGAGGCATAAGTGCATTTATAGTTGAGAAAGATTTCCTTGGCTTTAGCATTGGCAAAATTGAAGAAAAGATGGGTATTAGAGCATCATCAACAGCAGAACTTGTTTTTGAAGACTGCATAGTTCCAAAGGAAAACCTCCTTGGCAAAGAAGGACAAGGTTTTAAAATCGCAATGGCTACACTTGATGGAGGAAGAATAGGAATAGCTGCACAGGCACTTGGCATAGCACAGGCTTCACTTGATGAAGAAATAAAATATGCAAAAGAAAGACAGCAGTTTGGAAGACCAATAGGGAAATTCCAAGGTATACAATGGTATATAGCAGACATGGCTACTCGTATAAATGCTGCAAGATGGCTTGTGTACAATGCAGCATGGAGAAAACAGACAGGTCTCCCATATACAATGGAAGCAGCTATGGCAAAACTTTATGCATCGGAGACGGCAATGTTTGTTGCGACAAAGACAGTGCAGATATTTGGTGGTTACGGATTTACTAAGGACTATCCAGTAGAAAGATTTATGAGAGATGCAAAGATTACAGAAATTTACGAAGGTACATCGGAAGTTCAAAAAATGGTTATTTCCGGTAACCTATTGAAAATGTAA
- a CDS encoding electron transfer flavoprotein subunit beta/FixA family protein: MNILVLVKQVPDTNEVRIDPVTKTLVREGVPSIINPDDKNALEEAIRLREKNGGKVTVISMGPPQAEVALREALAMGADEAYLLTDRAFAGADTYATAKALSKAIEKFEYDIVFCGRQAIDGDTAQVGPQIAEQLNIPQVTYVRKVEVEDDGLKVERALEDGYEEIKVNTPVLLTAIKELNVPRYPSIKGIFNAYGKKEVKTITADDLDVDKNELGLKGSPTKVVATSTPNTERTGEIFTGNVKEAVQNLVDRLNKRHVI, encoded by the coding sequence ATGAATATACTTGTACTTGTTAAGCAGGTTCCGGATACAAACGAAGTAAGAATTGATCCTGTTACAAAAACACTTGTACGTGAAGGTGTTCCAAGCATAATAAATCCTGATGATAAAAATGCTTTAGAAGAAGCCATTAGATTGAGAGAAAAAAATGGTGGAAAGGTTACTGTAATATCTATGGGACCACCGCAGGCCGAAGTTGCTTTAAGAGAGGCACTTGCAATGGGTGCTGATGAAGCATATCTTTTAACAGATAGAGCTTTTGCCGGTGCAGATACTTATGCAACAGCTAAAGCACTTTCAAAGGCTATAGAAAAGTTTGAATATGACATTGTTTTTTGTGGAAGACAGGCAATAGATGGGGATACGGCACAAGTTGGACCGCAAATAGCAGAACAGTTAAATATACCACAGGTGACATATGTTAGGAAAGTAGAAGTCGAGGATGATGGACTTAAAGTTGAAAGAGCTCTTGAAGATGGATATGAAGAAATAAAAGTAAATACACCTGTTCTTCTAACTGCTATAAAAGAACTTAATGTACCAAGATATCCATCTATTAAAGGTATATTCAATGCATACGGAAAAAAAGAAGTTAAGACGATAACGGCAGATGACCTCGATGTTGATAAAAATGAGCTTGGTCTAAAGGGCTCACCAACAAAGGTTGTAGCTACATCAACGCCAAACACTGAGAGGACTGGAGAAATATTTACTGGAAATGTTAAAGAAGCAGTTCAAAACCTTGTTGATAGATTAAATAAGAGACATGTAATATAG
- a CDS encoding flagellar motor protein: MDFATLLGIIIGIGSLILAFTLEGGVVASLVGLSAAIIVLGGTLGATMVSYSMKDILKIPKLIGKAFKEENDNYLDIIKYFVYLSQKARSEGLLSLEQEIQSDEIKNFDPILKECLELVVDGADIELIKTTMENKIYIEDTAMKKEAGIFESAGGYSPTMGIIGTVMGLVHVLGSLSEPDKLGPAIAVAFIATLYGVGMANFVWLPIGLKLRNKASVKRTEKEIILEGSLSLQAGENPKIVEKKLKTFMVEHVINENTSDLKGDISDEKV; encoded by the coding sequence ATGGATTTTGCGACATTATTAGGAATTATAATTGGTATTGGTTCACTGATTCTTGCATTTACATTAGAAGGCGGTGTAGTTGCTTCGCTAGTAGGCTTATCAGCGGCTATTATTGTTTTAGGAGGCACACTTGGTGCTACAATGGTATCATATTCTATGAAGGATATATTAAAGATACCAAAGCTTATTGGCAAGGCATTTAAAGAAGAGAACGATAATTATTTAGATATAATTAAATACTTTGTATATCTTTCACAGAAGGCCAGGAGTGAAGGACTTTTAAGCCTCGAGCAAGAGATACAATCTGATGAAATAAAAAACTTTGATCCTATTTTAAAAGAATGTCTTGAACTGGTAGTAGATGGTGCGGACATTGAACTCATTAAAACTACAATGGAAAATAAGATATACATAGAAGATACAGCTATGAAAAAAGAAGCTGGAATCTTTGAATCCGCTGGCGGTTATTCTCCGACAATGGGGATAATTGGTACTGTTATGGGACTTGTACATGTTCTTGGAAGTTTGAGCGAACCGGATAAGCTTGGACCGGCAATCGCTGTTGCTTTTATTGCAACATTGTATGGCGTTGGAATGGCAAATTTCGTATGGCTTCCAATAGGTCTGAAACTTAGAAATAAAGCTTCAGTAAAAAGGACAGAAAAAGAAATTATTTTAGAAGGTAGTCTCTCATTACAGGCTGGAGAAAATCCAAAGATAGTTGAGAAGAAACTAAAAACCTTTATGGTGGAACATGTGATAAATGAAAATACTTCAGATTTGAAAGGTGACATATCCGATGAGAAAGTATGA
- a CDS encoding flagellar motor protein MotB, which translates to MRKYDDDNDQKTNKERWLLTYSDMITLLMIFFILLYTISSVNSTKFLQVATSLNKTFEGTNYVIGQYSGNSIINSIQSNNNENNIEIKLNEFIKQNNLQNMVTYKIDERGLVISLNDALLFDTGSADIKPEQKTTLMRIGNMLKTMPNYIRVEGYTDDVPINNDKFHSNWELSVIRATNVVKILVDDVNMDPKKISVVGYGEYRPIVPNDNDKNRQLNRRVDIVIMNTDYNKWEPNK; encoded by the coding sequence ATGAGAAAGTATGATGATGATAATGACCAAAAGACAAATAAAGAAAGATGGCTTCTTACATATTCTGACATGATTACATTGTTGATGATATTTTTTATACTTCTTTATACTATAAGCAGTGTCAACTCAACTAAATTTTTACAAGTTGCGACATCACTTAATAAAACTTTCGAAGGGACTAATTATGTCATAGGACAATATAGCGGTAATAGTATAATTAATAGCATACAATCAAATAATAACGAAAATAACATCGAAATAAAACTGAATGAATTTATAAAACAGAATAATCTCCAAAATATGGTAACATACAAGATAGATGAAAGGGGACTTGTAATAAGCCTCAATGATGCATTATTATTTGATACTGGTTCTGCAGATATAAAACCAGAACAAAAAACTACCCTAATGAGGATTGGCAACATGCTTAAAACGATGCCAAATTATATAAGAGTCGAAGGATATACAGATGATGTACCAATTAACAATGATAAATTTCATTCAAATTGGGAATTATCTGTTATAAGGGCTACAAATGTCGTTAAAATACTTGTAGATGATGTTAACATGGATCCAAAAAAGATTTCTGTTGTCGGATATGGTGAGTATAGGCCCATTGTTCCGAATGATAATGACAAAAATAGACAGCTTAATAGAAGAGTAGATATTGTTATTATGAATACAGACTATAATAAATGGGAGCCAAATAAATAA
- a CDS encoding electron transfer flavoprotein subunit alpha/FixB family protein → MSDYKDIWVFAEQRDGMIMNVALEILGEARKLADKKGVNVGAVLLGYNIGSLAKELISYGADLVYVVDNPLLLNYTTEGYAKVIADLANEYKPEVILYGATYIGRDLAPRIASKLMTGLTADCTGLDIDENGLLLQTRPAFGGNLMATIKCPDRRPQMSTVRPGVMKKSVKDESRKGQVINYETDIKETDIRTKILNIVKEAKSKVNLEEADIIVSGGRGVGNAEGFKLIKELADVLGGVVGASRATVDAGWISSDHQVGQTGKTVRPKLYIACGISGAIQHLAGMSNSGTIVAINKNPDAPIFKVADYGIVGDLFKVIPALIEELKKVSA, encoded by the coding sequence ATGAGTGATTATAAAGATATATGGGTTTTCGCCGAACAAAGAGACGGCATGATTATGAATGTTGCTCTCGAGATTCTCGGTGAAGCGAGAAAGCTCGCAGATAAGAAAGGTGTGAATGTTGGAGCTGTTCTCTTAGGATACAATATAGGAAGCCTTGCAAAAGAGCTTATCAGCTACGGTGCAGACTTAGTATATGTTGTAGACAATCCACTTCTTTTGAATTATACGACAGAAGGATATGCTAAAGTTATCGCTGACCTTGCAAATGAATATAAACCTGAAGTAATACTCTACGGTGCAACATATATAGGTCGTGACCTTGCACCTAGAATTGCGTCAAAACTTATGACAGGACTTACGGCAGATTGTACTGGACTTGACATTGATGAAAATGGATTATTACTACAGACAAGGCCGGCGTTTGGTGGCAACCTAATGGCAACAATTAAATGTCCTGATAGAAGGCCACAGATGTCAACAGTAAGGCCTGGAGTCATGAAGAAATCTGTAAAAGATGAATCAAGAAAAGGTCAAGTCATAAATTATGAGACGGACATTAAAGAAACTGATATAAGGACTAAAATACTAAATATCGTAAAAGAAGCTAAGAGCAAAGTAAATCTTGAGGAAGCGGACATTATAGTTTCTGGAGGACGTGGTGTTGGAAATGCTGAAGGTTTTAAACTTATAAAAGAGCTTGCAGATGTACTTGGAGGTGTTGTTGGGGCATCTCGTGCAACGGTCGATGCCGGATGGATTTCATCAGACCACCAGGTTGGACAGACAGGAAAAACAGTAAGACCAAAATTATACATTGCCTGTGGTATCAGCGGTGCAATACAGCATCTAGCAGGTATGAGCAATTCAGGTACTATTGTTGCAATAAATAAAAATCCCGACGCGCCGATTTTCAAAGTTGCTGATTACGGTATAGTTGGAGATTTATTTAAGGTAATACCAGCTTTGATTGAAGAACTTAAAAAAGTATCTGCGTAG
- a CDS encoding redox-sensing transcriptional repressor Rex: MTKKTIVSMAVVRRLPRYHRYLEELLKNDIKRISSKELSEKMGVTASQIRQDLNNYGGFGQQGYGYNVEELYNTLTRILGLDKSYSTIIIGAGNLGQAIANYTNFERTGFNLKGIFDINPKLFGLKIRDIEIMDVDNLESFLSNNRIDIAILCIPKDNSQIMANRLVKAGVRAIWNFSPIDLDVPNDVILENVHLSDSLLTLSYRLNEDELLKKNNEEK; encoded by the coding sequence ATGACGAAAAAGACAATCGTATCCATGGCTGTCGTTAGAAGACTTCCGCGTTATCATAGATACTTAGAAGAACTTTTGAAAAATGATATAAAAAGGATATCATCAAAGGAATTAAGCGAAAAGATGGGTGTTACCGCATCTCAAATAAGACAGGATCTAAATAATTATGGTGGCTTTGGACAGCAAGGATATGGGTACAATGTGGAAGAATTGTATAATACTCTAACAAGAATATTAGGACTTGATAAGTCGTACAGCACAATTATAATAGGAGCTGGGAATCTTGGACAGGCTATTGCCAATTATACGAATTTTGAAAGAACCGGATTTAACTTAAAGGGTATATTTGATATTAACCCTAAGCTCTTTGGACTGAAAATAAGAGATATTGAAATTATGGATGTTGACAACTTAGAAAGTTTTTTATCAAACAATAGAATTGATATTGCTATCCTTTGTATACCGAAAGACAATTCACAAATAATGGCTAATAGGCTTGTAAAAGCAGGAGTTAGAGCTATTTGGAACTTTTCTCCTATTGATTTAGATGTTCCTAATGACGTAATACTTGAAAATGTCCACTTAAGTGATAGTCTCTTGACTTTATCATATCGATTAAACGAAGACGAATTGCTAAAAAAGAACAATGAAGAAAAATAA
- the tsaD gene encoding tRNA (adenosine(37)-N6)-threonylcarbamoyltransferase complex transferase subunit TsaD translates to MHQDLLVLGIETSCDETSASIVENGKYVMSNVIYSQIEIHKKYGGVVPEIASRNHIEVIGEVVTKALDDAYITLDDVNVVAATYGPGLVGALLVGLSYGKALAYGKGLPFVGVNHIEGHISANYLGGDFEPPFICLIASGGHSHIVHVKDYGVYEVLGRTVDDAAGEAFDKVARALGLGYPGGPKIDKIAKEGDPEKYKFPKSFMEKDNFDFSFSGLKTAVINQLNHEKQKGYSINIADYAASFQKNVVDVLTYKLVKAAKYKNLKKISIAGGVASNSLLRARLDEIAKEEGFLLHYPKQIFCTDNGAMIASAGYFDFVRGKTSGLDLNAIPYLKLFNC, encoded by the coding sequence ATGCATCAGGATTTACTTGTATTAGGAATTGAAACATCTTGTGATGAAACATCGGCGAGCATCGTCGAAAATGGCAAGTATGTAATGTCGAATGTAATATATTCTCAGATAGAAATACATAAAAAATACGGTGGTGTAGTACCTGAGATAGCATCGAGGAATCATATAGAAGTAATAGGAGAAGTTGTGACAAAAGCGCTTGATGATGCATATATTACGCTTGACGATGTAAATGTTGTTGCCGCAACATATGGACCTGGACTCGTCGGTGCATTACTAGTAGGACTTTCATATGGAAAAGCGCTGGCATATGGAAAAGGATTGCCTTTTGTTGGTGTAAATCATATCGAAGGACATATTTCAGCTAATTATCTTGGTGGTGACTTTGAACCACCATTTATTTGCTTAATAGCATCTGGCGGACATAGTCACATTGTTCATGTAAAAGACTATGGAGTTTATGAAGTTTTAGGAAGGACCGTTGATGATGCTGCTGGTGAAGCCTTTGACAAAGTTGCAAGAGCCTTAGGGCTTGGCTATCCAGGAGGCCCTAAAATCGACAAAATAGCGAAAGAAGGAGATCCTGAAAAGTATAAGTTTCCCAAATCTTTCATGGAAAAAGATAACTTCGACTTCAGTTTTAGTGGATTAAAGACAGCTGTAATAAATCAGCTCAATCATGAAAAGCAAAAAGGGTATTCAATAAATATTGCCGATTATGCTGCAAGCTTTCAAAAAAATGTAGTTGATGTCTTAACATATAAGCTTGTTAAAGCCGCTAAATATAAAAACTTAAAAAAGATTTCCATTGCCGGTGGTGTTGCATCAAATAGCCTCTTAAGGGCAAGGCTTGATGAAATAGCTAAGGAGGAAGGATTCCTACTGCATTATCCTAAGCAAATTTTTTGTACTGATAATGGTGCAATGATAGCAAGTGCTGGATATTTTGACTTTGTTCGCGGAAAAACGTCAGGGCTAGACTTAAATGCCATTCCTTATTTAAAACTTTTTAATTGTTGA
- a CDS encoding D-2-hydroxyacid dehydrogenase — MNNILFLSKVNKKYLEEIKNYVNQFYVVSVDGREDAEKYINNTEILICYDGDVDIELIKKADKLKWIHLLSAGADNMPFKTLKERGIILTNSRGVHKYQISEQVLGYMLMFERGLNTFLRKQLNKEWDRSIRVSELFGKTICIIGIGSIGEEIARLSKEFGMKTIGVRRSGKPSKFIDEMYNDEDLLKAVSKSDYVICALPLTDDTYHMLNKEFFENMREGSYFINIGRGRVVDEKALIDALKNKKIEGAALDVFEEEPLPKNSPLWDMENVIITPHMAGISPYYMKRALEIIKSNLKAYLSEGEFINLIDLSRQY; from the coding sequence ATGAACAATATACTTTTTTTATCAAAAGTCAATAAAAAGTACTTAGAGGAGATTAAAAATTATGTTAATCAATTTTATGTGGTCAGTGTAGATGGACGGGAAGATGCTGAAAAATATATTAATAATACAGAGATATTGATATGCTACGATGGCGATGTAGACATTGAACTTATCAAAAAAGCAGATAAGTTAAAATGGATTCACCTATTGAGCGCCGGTGCCGATAATATGCCATTTAAGACATTAAAAGAACGTGGGATAATATTAACAAATTCTAGGGGCGTCCATAAATACCAAATATCAGAACAAGTTTTAGGATATATGCTTATGTTTGAAAGAGGCTTAAATACCTTTTTGAGAAAGCAGTTAAATAAAGAGTGGGATCGCTCAATTAGAGTTTCAGAGCTTTTTGGGAAAACAATTTGTATTATAGGTATTGGAAGTATAGGAGAAGAAATCGCAAGACTTTCAAAAGAATTTGGAATGAAAACAATAGGTGTTAGAAGATCAGGTAAACCATCTAAATTTATTGATGAAATGTATAATGATGAAGATTTGCTTAAAGCTGTATCAAAATCAGATTATGTCATATGTGCTCTTCCACTTACTGATGACACATATCACATGCTAAATAAGGAATTTTTTGAAAATATGAGGGAAGGCTCGTATTTTATAAATATTGGAAGAGGCAGAGTAGTAGATGAAAAGGCTTTAATAGACGCACTAAAAAATAAAAAGATAGAAGGTGCTGCCTTAGATGTATTTGAAGAAGAGCCATTGCCTAAGAATAGTCCTCTATGGGACATGGAAAATGTGATAATAACGCCTCATATGGCGGGAATTTCGCCATATTATATGAAAAGAGCACTTGAAATTATAAAAAGCAATTTAAAGGCATATTTGTCTGAAGGTGAATTTATCAATCTTATAGATCTAAGTAGACAGTATTAA